The window TTCTGAAGTGAAGCACTCGAAACTGCTAGCTAGGAAAAAGGACATGGTTGCATGATGATGAGCGTACCTGTTGTATTGCAGTGAACAAGGATCAATGGTGCTGGCGGAGTAGCTCTTCAACGGCTGCTGCTCGTGGCAGATGGCGGCGCCGGCGGTGGCTCCGCCGCCGCCCCCGGTGGCGAGAGCACCGGGCTGGGCGGCAGCAGCCGCCACCGTCGCAGGCATCGCTTTCGCGGCATGGCCAGGCTGGCCTTCCACATGCTTTCTTGAACGATGGCGTCCCCGGTTCATATGCCGCTCGCAGTACTTCTGGTCAGCGACGGCGTCCCTGGAGCACCGCCACTTCTTGCCGTCCGTCCGGCGGCACCGCCCGGGCTCCAGGTCCGCGCTCCCGGAGTAGCCCAGCTGGAAAGGCCCCCACCCCACTGCAAAGCAAAGCGCACATCCACGACCCGACGCAATCATGCACGCAAAGATCAGTAAAGTCGGACGGAATCCATCAATCAAACACTTGGCTTTTATCATGGTGAATGGAGCTTTTATCCTCTTTCTTGGCTTGCTGACTTACATGTGGAGGAGCCAAAGTAGGCGGACGGGTAGAGCGAGGTGACGCTCCGGCGGATGGGGACGAGGAGGCTGTGCGGCACGGCGATGTTGGCCGCCAGGTACTTGTAGATCAGGGCCTGGTGCTCCAGCTCCATCCACTGCGACGGCGTGAAGGGCCCCCTCACCCTGGCCATGGCGCCCTGGATGCTGGCgctcaagctcaccgagctcaacccTGCCACCCATGATAATAATACAACAAGCAGATGAGCAACAAGGCAGTGCAAGACAACAAGGCAAATCCAAGAAAATAAAGTGTACTTTCTTGACAGGGGCAAGCAAGCAACACGCGGGAGGAAATCTGAGCCAGGGTGTGGCTGccaagatcagaaaaccaataccAGATGAGAAAGAAGCACAGATTTGAATCTTTGATCTAATGCAACAACCTCGATCTGAGAGCGTGATGCTTTGCTTTGAATCTTTCTTGGGTGAGAAAAATGTGGGCTATTGGTGGCGTGGTGCCAAAGATCACACCTTTTTTTCAACCCATTTTGATCTTTTCTTCTTTAGGGAGGAGCATTATTTTACGAAAGGGGGTGACAAAAAGGAATCCATCCGCACGATCGCGCCGTTGAGGACAAGAAGAGTTCGTGGATGTCACCGGAAAGTGGCGGAGAAACTTGTCCAGGCAATTTCAAGAATGATCCCAATAAAAAGCCTattaaaatagtagcaaaaacgGTGCTCTCCTTTTCTACAGATGGTGTGAACTCTTTCGAGCGACTGATCCAATCAAGGGAATGAAAAAGAAAATTGAAAAAGATGGAATCAAAGAAGTAGGAGCAGCTGAAAAGAAAGCTTGTGGTGATAAGGCTCCGAATCTAGGCGAAAATAGTAAAGAAGCGCGGTGTGAAAAgatgtttttttttctctttttttctgaaCTCCATTTGATCTATGAGAAAAATTGCGTGATGGATGGCAACAAAAACAGCCGAAAATAAATCTCCCAACCCCACAGAAAGTGGTACTAGAATGAATCAAACAGCAAAAATGATTCTACTTCAGAAGAAATAGCAAGCTTTCCAATCGCCAGCATAAATCAAATCAAAGAGGAGCAAAGCTTCGGGAGCACGGGCTGCAGTCCCACCTAAGCAAGAAGCGGGCGTGCCGTAGTAGAGCGGCAGCGCGGcctgagcggcggcggcggcggaggggcaggaggGCGGCTGCTGCGAGGAGGAGAAGCTGAGCATCTTCTCCCGGCCGTGCCCGGGGCTGCAGGTGCCCAGCAGGTATGGCGCGGCCGCCTTGACGGCCTCGGACACGGCGTCGCTGTCCCCGGCGACCCGGGCCTGCTTGGCGGCCGGCCTGCCGCCGCCCCACCCGTGCTCGTGACGCTCGtcggcctccgccgccgcggcaTTGCCCCTCCCGTGCTTGAGCAGCCTAGATCCGAGCATGCCGAGCTCCCCACCGCCCACCCCCGCGTCCGCGGCCGCCATCAGCACCCCGCCCAGGTCCATGCTACGACCCGTCCTTCCCCCGCTCCCTCTCGCGGCTGGCTGCTAGTGCTG is drawn from Triticum dicoccoides isolate Atlit2015 ecotype Zavitan chromosome 4A, WEW_v2.0, whole genome shotgun sequence and contains these coding sequences:
- the LOC119286789 gene encoding growth-regulating factor 6-like yields the protein MDLGGVLMAAADAGVGGGELGMLGSRLLKHGRGNAAAAEADERHEHGWGGGRPAAKQARVAGDSDAVSEAVKAAAPYLLGTCSPGHGREKMLSFSSSQQPPSCPSAAAAAQAALPLYYGTPASCLGLSSVSLSASIQGAMARVRGPFTPSQWMELEHQALIYKYLAANIAVPHSLLVPIRRSVTSLYPSAYFGSSTLGWGPFQLGYSGSADLEPGRCRRTDGKKWRCSRDAVADQKYCERHMNRGRHRSRKHVEGQPGHAAKAMPATVAAAAAQPGALATGGGGGATAGAAICHEQQPLKSYSASTIDPCSLQYNREMASKQQHECEQVQDSDTLSMLTSMSARNTNTGSMFPFSKEHHNHNPFEVRSSRPDYGLVSSDSLMSSPHSSLENVNLLTSQRALSSEQQSSLSLQHFADWPRTPSQQGQGGGGLSWPDAENMQLAHQRTQQLSVSAAPMASSDLSSASTSPIHEKLMLSPLKLSREYSPIGLSVAATAAAAAKDEGEANWMPMFRDSSMGGPLGEALNKNNGGNMEAKNYLSASLNLMTDAWDSSPLESSPVGVLQRTAFGSVSSSTGSSPRQEYHGVYDGNPRDDLGSIVVNHPSIRLM